The following are encoded together in the Triticum dicoccoides isolate Atlit2015 ecotype Zavitan chromosome 6B, WEW_v2.0, whole genome shotgun sequence genome:
- the LOC119325407 gene encoding uncharacterized protein LOC119325407, which yields MASMMGGDFVEAYVLKNAYKEKLRRMDQAEAAAALHGAKSSKDKEDAGATGEKKAAGGGGASSRGGFFGLMKKKVHPKPKASAATSS from the coding sequence ATGGCGTCCATGATGGGAGGGGACTTCGTGGAGGCCTACGTGCTCAAGAACGCCTACAAGGAGAAGCTGAGGCGCATGGACCAAGCGGAAGCCGCCGCGGCGCTCCACGGCGCGAAGAGCAGCAAGGACAAGGAGGACGCCGGTGCCACTGGAGAGAAGAaggctgctggtggtggtggtgcgagcAGCAGGGGAGGATTCTTTGGCCTCATGAAGAAGAAGGTGCACCCCAAACCCAAAGCATCGGCGGCGACTTCCTCTTGA